A window of Thermococcus aggregans contains these coding sequences:
- a CDS encoding glucodextranase DOMON-like domain-containing protein: MKKGLAMFFIFLVALSVAEVGVKAEEPKPLNVIIVWHQHQPYYYDPVQGIYTRPWVRLHAANNYWKMANYLSKYPDVHVTIDLSGSLIAQLADYMNGKKDLYQIVTEKIANGEPLTLEEKWFMLQAPGGFFDHTIPWDGEPVADENGNPYRDQWDRYTELKEKRNSVFKKYANLPLEEQKVKITSEFTEQDYIDLAVLFNLAWTDYNYIVSTPELKALYDKVDVGGYTREDAAIVLKHQMWLLNHTFEEHEKINFLLGNGNVEVTVVPYAHPIGPILNDFGWYEDFDAHVKKAHELYKKYLGDNRVGPQGGWAAESALNDKTLEILANNGWKWVMTDQMVLDILGIPNTIENYYKPWVAEFNGKKIYLFPRNHDLSDRVGFRYSGMNQYEAVEDFVNELLKIQKQNYDGSLVYVVTLDGENPWEHYPFDGKIFLEELYKKLTELQNQGLIRTVTPSEYIQMYGDKANKLTPKLMKRLDFTTEEKVNALLEAQSLGELYEMVGVEENMQWPESSWIDGTLSTWIGEPQENLGWYWLYLARKTLFENKDKVADWDTAYEYLLRAEASDWFWWYGSDQDSGQDYTFDRYLKTYLYEMYKFAGLEVPSYLFGNYFPNGEPYITRELTGLLEGEKKSWSSLSPLAAGVELYFDEQGLHFVVKTTKDFEISIFEPGKIMGNTFTLLQTKPSELRYDIFPFSKDSVGLMITTHILVKDGKAEVYKATDYENYEKIGELDVKQMDEGIEVVLPFDYLDSPSDFYFAVSTVDDQGELKTITTPIEVKLPKQVEGVVVAEIEDVEGDDHGPGTYTYPTNKVFVPGHLDLLKVRIIEKPSAYVFEYYFKDLGDNPWNGPNGFSLQIIEAYFDFKEGRNTSAIKMFPDGPGSNVDLDPEHPWDLALRIAGWDYGNIIVLPDGTSYQGEMKISADPARNAIVVELPKKYLPKVPEYMAVLVGSQDGYGPDKWRPVAVDAEEWKGGGADPQAVIAGVAPRVYDLLVPEGFKPTQEEQLSSYDPESGKRAIVKMVPVTAATNVVVEVNDIQGDDHGLGTYTYPTNKVFVPGHLDLLKFRMLDTGETYTLEFYFADLGGNPWNGPNGFSLQIIEAYFDFKEGGNTSAIKMFPDGPGSNVDLDPEHPWDVALRIAGWDYGNIIILSDGTVYQGEMKISADPTKNAIIVEVPKKYLEISKDSKVYGAVLVGSQDGYGPDKWRPVAVDAEEWKGGGAPADAVIAGVVPRVYDLLVPEGFKPTQEEQLSSYDAKNGKRATVKMTPLIGVEEKPTETETPTETESPTPSETSPTTTSPSPTTSSPSPTESPTSSPSATETGGICGPAALVGLALIPLLRRRRS, encoded by the coding sequence ATGAAAAAAGGCTTGGCAATGTTTTTTATATTTTTAGTTGCGTTAAGTGTTGCTGAAGTAGGTGTGAAGGCAGAAGAACCGAAGCCACTGAACGTTATTATCGTGTGGCATCAGCACCAGCCCTACTACTACGATCCAGTTCAAGGCATTTACACTAGACCCTGGGTAAGATTACATGCAGCCAATAATTATTGGAAAATGGCAAACTACCTCAGCAAATACCCAGATGTACATGTTACTATAGACCTGTCAGGTTCTCTAATTGCTCAGCTCGCCGATTACATGAACGGAAAAAAGGATCTCTATCAAATAGTTACGGAGAAAATAGCAAATGGCGAACCCCTAACACTTGAAGAGAAATGGTTTATGCTTCAAGCTCCCGGAGGATTCTTTGACCACACAATACCTTGGGATGGAGAGCCCGTTGCGGATGAAAACGGGAATCCCTATAGAGACCAGTGGGACAGATATACGGAACTCAAAGAGAAAAGAAACAGTGTCTTTAAGAAGTACGCCAATTTGCCGCTAGAGGAGCAAAAAGTAAAAATAACTAGCGAGTTTACGGAGCAAGACTACATTGACCTAGCTGTTTTGTTCAACTTGGCTTGGACTGATTACAACTATATTGTTAGCACCCCAGAACTTAAAGCGCTTTACGATAAAGTCGACGTGGGAGGATATACAAGAGAAGACGCTGCCATCGTCCTAAAACACCAAATGTGGCTTCTCAACCACACGTTTGAGGAGCACGAAAAGATAAACTTCCTCCTCGGGAATGGAAATGTTGAAGTTACTGTAGTTCCCTACGCTCATCCAATCGGCCCAATTCTCAACGATTTCGGATGGTACGAGGATTTTGATGCCCACGTAAAGAAAGCCCACGAGCTCTATAAGAAGTATCTGGGAGATAACAGAGTTGGGCCTCAAGGAGGATGGGCTGCAGAAAGTGCACTAAATGACAAGACTCTTGAGATACTGGCTAACAATGGATGGAAGTGGGTAATGACTGACCAAATGGTTCTTGACATTCTTGGAATTCCCAATACGATTGAAAACTACTATAAACCATGGGTAGCTGAGTTCAATGGTAAGAAAATATACCTCTTCCCAAGAAACCACGATCTGAGCGATAGGGTTGGCTTCAGGTACTCAGGAATGAACCAGTATGAAGCAGTTGAGGACTTTGTCAATGAGCTTCTCAAGATACAAAAGCAGAACTATGATGGAAGCCTTGTTTATGTTGTAACCCTTGATGGAGAGAACCCATGGGAGCACTACCCATTTGATGGCAAGATATTCCTTGAAGAGCTGTACAAGAAGCTTACCGAGCTTCAAAACCAGGGTCTGATAAGGACTGTAACCCCAAGTGAGTACATCCAGATGTACGGGGACAAAGCAAACAAGCTCACTCCAAAGCTCATGAAGAGGCTAGATTTCACAACAGAAGAAAAAGTCAATGCTCTGTTAGAGGCTCAGAGCCTTGGCGAGCTCTATGAGATGGTTGGCGTTGAAGAGAACATGCAATGGCCGGAATCCAGTTGGATTGACGGAACACTTTCTACCTGGATAGGAGAACCCCAGGAGAACTTAGGATGGTATTGGCTCTATCTGGCTAGAAAGACCTTATTTGAGAACAAGGATAAAGTTGCAGATTGGGATACCGCATACGAGTATCTCTTGAGGGCAGAGGCGAGTGACTGGTTCTGGTGGTATGGAAGCGATCAAGACAGCGGCCAGGATTATACATTTGACCGCTATCTTAAGACTTATCTCTATGAGATGTACAAGTTCGCAGGATTAGAGGTGCCAAGTTATCTCTTTGGAAACTACTTCCCCAATGGAGAGCCGTATATAACAAGGGAACTCACTGGATTGTTAGAGGGGGAGAAAAAGAGCTGGTCAAGCTTATCCCCACTTGCCGCTGGAGTTGAACTCTACTTTGACGAGCAAGGGCTGCATTTTGTCGTTAAAACCACAAAAGATTTTGAAATAAGCATATTTGAGCCTGGAAAGATTATGGGCAATACGTTCACGCTTCTTCAAACCAAACCAAGTGAGCTCAGATATGATATCTTCCCATTCAGCAAGGACAGCGTTGGCCTTATGATAACAACCCACATCCTCGTGAAAGACGGAAAAGCGGAAGTTTATAAGGCTACAGACTACGAGAACTATGAAAAAATTGGTGAACTGGATGTCAAGCAAATGGACGAAGGAATTGAAGTTGTCCTTCCATTTGATTACTTGGACAGTCCCTCTGACTTCTACTTTGCAGTGTCAACGGTAGATGACCAAGGAGAACTCAAAACAATAACGACTCCAATAGAAGTGAAGCTTCCAAAGCAGGTTGAGGGAGTTGTAGTTGCAGAGATTGAGGACGTTGAAGGAGACGACCATGGGCCTGGAACTTATACCTATCCAACTAACAAGGTCTTTGTTCCGGGACACTTAGACTTGCTCAAAGTGAGAATCATCGAAAAGCCAAGTGCCTATGTGTTTGAATATTACTTCAAGGATCTCGGCGATAACCCATGGAATGGACCTAATGGCTTCAGCTTGCAGATAATTGAAGCGTACTTCGACTTTAAGGAAGGTAGAAACACTTCAGCAATCAAAATGTTCCCCGATGGACCGGGAAGCAATGTAGACCTTGATCCAGAACACCCATGGGATCTAGCCCTAAGAATTGCTGGATGGGACTATGGAAACATAATTGTGCTTCCAGACGGCACCAGCTACCAGGGAGAAATGAAAATCTCAGCCGATCCTGCAAGAAATGCGATTGTGGTAGAGCTCCCGAAGAAATATCTTCCAAAAGTACCGGAATACATGGCAGTGCTCGTTGGTTCTCAAGATGGCTATGGCCCTGATAAGTGGAGGCCTGTTGCGGTTGATGCCGAAGAGTGGAAGGGTGGTGGAGCTGATCCACAAGCGGTGATTGCCGGAGTTGCTCCAAGAGTTTACGATCTCTTAGTTCCAGAAGGATTTAAACCAACACAAGAAGAGCAGCTAAGTAGCTACGATCCAGAGAGTGGAAAGAGGGCAATAGTAAAAATGGTACCAGTAACAGCAGCTACCAATGTAGTAGTGGAAGTTAACGACATACAGGGAGACGATCACGGGCTTGGAACATACACTTATCCAACCAATAAGGTCTTTGTTCCCGGACACTTGGATTTACTCAAATTCAGAATGCTTGACACTGGAGAGACCTATACTTTGGAATTCTACTTTGCAGACCTTGGCGGTAATCCATGGAACGGCCCCAATGGCTTTAGCTTGCAGATAATTGAAGCGTACTTCGACTTTAAGGAAGGTGGAAACACCTCGGCAATCAAAATGTTCCCTGACGGGCCGGGAAGCAACGTAGATCTCGACCCAGAACACCCATGGGATGTAGCTCTTAGGATAGCAGGTTGGGATTACGGAAACATAATAATCCTTTCAGACGGCACTGTATACCAAGGAGAAATGAAGATATCAGCCGATCCAACTAAAAACGCAATTATAGTAGAAGTTCCCAAGAAATATCTCGAGATCAGCAAAGACAGCAAAGTGTATGGGGCTGTATTAGTTGGTTCTCAAGATGGCTATGGCCCTGATAAGTGGAGGCCTGTTGCGGTTGATGCCGAAGAGTGGAAGGGCGGCGGAGCTCCAGCTGATGCAGTAATTGCTGGGGTAGTTCCGAGAGTTTACGATCTCTTAGTTCCAGAAGGATTTAAACCAACACAAGAGGAGCAGTTAAGCAGCTACGACGCAAAGAATGGAAAGAGGGCAACAGTGAAAATGACACCGCTGATTGGGGTTGAAGAAAAACCAACCGAAACTGAGACCCCAACTGAGACTGAAAGTCCAACACCAAGTGAAACTTCCCCAACAACTACCTCTCCAAGCCCGACAACTTCTTCCCCAAGCCCAACAGAGAGTCCAACAAGCTCTCCAAGCGCAACAGAAACTGGAGGAATCTGTGGACCAGCAGCACTCGTGGGATTGGCACTAATCCCCTTACTAAGAAGAAGGAGGAGCTGA
- a CDS encoding alpha amylase N-terminal ig-like domain-containing protein, with protein MYKIFGFKEDDYFGKVGIIEFSIPKAGSYAYLLGNFNAFNEGSFRMKEKGDRWHITVALPEGIWYYAFSVDGKQILDPENKEKTYFRRLSYKAEREASVAKIFSGEEIYHYPCLTHLYSIGDYTYIRLRALRGVVKKAFLIEEKNWEMRKKASDELFDYFEVRLPKKESLNYYFRVQTVSGTIEYGDFDVNIEEHEKKYKIPSWILTRVFYQIMPDRFFNGNPENDQTDPIDLKNSHHYGGDLEGIIQKIDYLTELGINSIYLTPIFESMTYHGYDVVDYYHVARKFGGDKAFEELTRELHKRDIKLILDGVFHHTSFFHPYFQNVVKNGENSEYKDFYRITGFPVVTKEFLDILASELPWDEKYKRLKSIKRNYESFYSVWLMPRLNHDNKKVREFIRDVMEYWIKKGADGWRLDVAHGVPPEVWEDVREKLPGDVYLVGEVMDDARLWIFNKFHGTMNYPLYEAILRFFVEKEIDAREFLNWLELLSAYYGPVEYVMYNFLDNHDVDRMLSLLKNKRKYLCALVFLFTYRGIPAIYYGDEIGMENADAPFMERSRAPMEWDMEKWDMDIFYSVKKLIKLRKTSKALQIGAFVPLEFRGGLLLYRRELNGERILVGINYSRHEEHLPLLSSFEILFQSGSFDKATNKLGPYSSIVIKEL; from the coding sequence ATGTATAAAATTTTCGGATTTAAAGAGGACGATTACTTCGGGAAGGTTGGAATCATAGAGTTTTCCATACCGAAAGCGGGTTCTTATGCTTACCTTTTGGGAAATTTTAACGCATTCAATGAAGGAAGCTTTAGAATGAAAGAAAAAGGAGATAGGTGGCACATAACAGTTGCACTTCCGGAAGGAATTTGGTATTATGCTTTTTCAGTTGATGGCAAGCAGATACTCGACCCAGAAAATAAGGAAAAGACGTACTTTCGAAGATTATCTTACAAAGCCGAAAGAGAAGCCAGCGTTGCAAAAATTTTCTCAGGGGAAGAAATTTATCATTATCCTTGTCTCACTCATTTGTATTCTATTGGTGATTACACTTATATACGCCTTAGAGCGCTTAGAGGAGTAGTCAAAAAGGCTTTTCTAATTGAAGAAAAGAACTGGGAAATGAGAAAAAAAGCTAGCGATGAGCTTTTTGATTACTTCGAGGTAAGGCTTCCAAAAAAAGAGAGCCTGAACTATTACTTTAGGGTGCAAACAGTAAGCGGGACAATAGAGTATGGGGACTTTGATGTCAATATAGAAGAGCATGAGAAAAAATACAAAATACCATCGTGGATTTTAACCAGGGTCTTCTATCAGATAATGCCTGACAGGTTCTTCAATGGAAACCCAGAAAACGACCAAACAGATCCAATAGATCTTAAAAATTCTCATCACTATGGGGGAGACTTGGAGGGAATAATTCAAAAAATTGATTATCTAACCGAGCTGGGAATAAACAGCATTTATTTAACCCCCATCTTTGAGTCAATGACGTATCACGGATACGATGTGGTGGATTATTACCATGTTGCTCGGAAATTTGGGGGAGACAAGGCTTTTGAAGAATTAACAAGAGAACTGCACAAAAGGGATATAAAACTCATTCTTGATGGAGTATTTCACCATACAAGCTTTTTCCACCCTTATTTTCAGAATGTAGTGAAAAACGGAGAAAACAGTGAGTACAAAGACTTTTACCGCATAACCGGATTTCCAGTTGTTACAAAGGAGTTTCTCGACATTCTAGCCTCGGAACTTCCTTGGGATGAAAAGTATAAGCGACTTAAATCAATTAAACGGAACTACGAAAGCTTTTATTCCGTATGGTTAATGCCCCGTTTAAACCACGACAACAAAAAAGTGAGAGAATTCATTAGGGATGTCATGGAGTACTGGATTAAAAAAGGAGCCGACGGCTGGAGATTGGATGTTGCACACGGTGTCCCGCCGGAGGTATGGGAGGACGTTAGAGAAAAATTGCCTGGCGATGTCTATTTAGTTGGGGAAGTAATGGACGATGCAAGATTGTGGATATTCAACAAGTTCCACGGGACTATGAACTATCCCCTGTACGAAGCGATCTTAAGGTTCTTTGTCGAGAAAGAAATTGATGCAAGAGAATTCCTTAATTGGCTTGAGCTTTTAAGCGCCTACTACGGCCCTGTGGAGTATGTGATGTACAACTTTTTAGATAACCACGACGTGGACAGAATGCTTAGTTTACTGAAGAACAAGAGAAAATACCTTTGCGCATTGGTTTTTCTTTTTACGTATAGGGGAATCCCAGCCATTTACTACGGGGATGAAATTGGAATGGAAAATGCGGATGCCCCTTTTATGGAGCGTTCAAGAGCGCCTATGGAGTGGGATATGGAGAAGTGGGATATGGACATCTTTTATTCCGTTAAAAAGCTAATAAAACTCAGGAAGACTAGCAAAGCGCTGCAGATAGGAGCATTTGTGCCCTTAGAGTTTAGAGGGGGATTGTTGTTATACAGGAGAGAGCTAAATGGGGAAAGGATTTTAGTGGGAATCAACTATTCAAGGCACGAGGAGCACTTGCCTTTGCTTAGTTCCTTCGAAATATTGTTTCAGAGTGGCTCATTTGATAAAGCAACCAACAAGCTAGGGCCGTATTCCAGTATTGTTATTAAAGAGCTGTGA
- a CDS encoding carbohydrate ABC transporter permease, whose product MNKKTIAALALILPGMIAFLFFNIYPILYSVYIAFTNAKLGNFPIQAPNAEPLRFVGLENFKWALSDSKFRSAFVWTWVFVATSVTLKVVVGILLSVLYNNKYVKGKFFYRALLIIPWALPLLFSVMVWRFMFDPVVGPINIILRDLGVSNPPDWMTDVTWGFIALNIIEVWLAYPFMMTVITSALQSVPDTLIEAAIIDGANYWQRLTKVVIPIVSKPIAFATILTSAASFQYFLVPFIYNAGLFEDRFLLLYGYRKAFGSSVPHYGRAAAVLLIATIVLAIYMFVNMKITRLQEGVKG is encoded by the coding sequence ATGAACAAAAAAACAATAGCTGCTCTCGCCTTGATATTACCTGGTATGATAGCGTTCCTGTTTTTTAACATATATCCCATCTTGTACTCTGTTTACATTGCATTCACAAACGCTAAGTTAGGTAATTTCCCAATACAGGCTCCTAACGCTGAGCCATTGAGGTTTGTGGGATTGGAGAACTTTAAGTGGGCGCTGAGCGATTCAAAGTTCAGGTCAGCTTTTGTGTGGACTTGGGTTTTTGTAGCAACCAGCGTGACTTTGAAAGTCGTCGTTGGAATTCTTTTAAGCGTCCTATACAATAACAAATACGTAAAGGGCAAGTTCTTTTATAGGGCATTGCTAATAATTCCGTGGGCATTACCACTGCTTTTCTCTGTTATGGTGTGGCGCTTTATGTTTGATCCTGTTGTTGGCCCAATTAACATAATCTTAAGGGATTTGGGAGTATCGAATCCGCCAGACTGGATGACGGATGTAACCTGGGGGTTTATCGCTTTAAACATAATTGAAGTGTGGCTGGCTTATCCATTTATGATGACAGTTATAACTTCAGCTCTCCAGAGTGTTCCGGACACCCTCATTGAGGCAGCGATTATTGACGGAGCAAACTACTGGCAGAGGTTGACAAAAGTGGTTATACCCATTGTGAGCAAACCCATTGCCTTTGCCACGATTCTAACTTCTGCGGCAAGCTTTCAGTACTTCCTTGTGCCGTTCATTTACAATGCAGGCCTGTTCGAAGACAGATTCTTGCTTCTTTATGGATATAGAAAAGCTTTCGGCAGTTCGGTGCCCCATTATGGAAGAGCAGCGGCCGTTTTGCTCATTGCGACAATAGTTCTTGCGATTTACATGTTTGTTAACATGAAGATAACAAGGCTGCAGGAGGGAGTTAAGGGATGA
- a CDS encoding ABC transporter permease subunit: protein MKLKIELPKRKDELLKSFALTLLALFVLAILLFPVYYMAMLSVKPSGTLATTEIDLIPDKVTLSNYKELLFGHTEGLIKTTNFEIEAKKGTIKDSLNRYEIEIYDAKITGSYSSRFTLIDTEILERKGGEDREEPDGTKIIVRGESIKLNAQRIESTGGVKNLKLSAQKVIITVSSPNEVPLDLSNFNKIDENTYEAQNVEMVIKDGGVISTEEATFTATNFAFIRLAKVGGEVPDYMKRSLLIASLTVILTLLFVIPSAYAFSRLKFFGREHILYFYLMFTQVAGGLGIAGLVALYGMLVKLHLTNNIFVLPVIYAAGNVPFNTWLLKSYLDSIPPDFDEAALVDGAGYLQIIRHVLIPMALPGLATVTIFAFIGGWTELILANLLLNQENYPLTVWLYTMLANLRSISWNQFAAAALIFALPVFIMFLLAQNYVRSGLTLGGLKE from the coding sequence ATGAAGCTTAAAATTGAACTACCAAAGCGAAAAGATGAGTTATTAAAGTCATTTGCGCTAACTCTCTTAGCTCTCTTTGTTTTGGCAATTCTGCTTTTCCCAGTGTATTACATGGCGATGCTATCAGTTAAGCCCTCTGGAACCCTTGCCACTACTGAAATTGACTTAATTCCAGATAAAGTGACTCTCTCAAATTACAAAGAATTACTCTTTGGTCACACCGAGGGACTGATAAAAACAACTAATTTTGAGATAGAAGCTAAAAAGGGTACTATAAAGGATTCCCTAAACAGATACGAGATAGAGATTTACGATGCTAAAATTACGGGAAGTTATTCGAGCAGGTTTACGTTGATAGACACAGAGATACTTGAAAGGAAAGGAGGAGAAGATAGAGAAGAGCCAGATGGCACTAAAATCATTGTTAGAGGCGAATCAATAAAGCTAAATGCCCAGCGTATTGAGAGCACTGGCGGTGTTAAAAACCTCAAGCTGTCTGCACAAAAAGTGATAATAACAGTCAGTTCGCCCAATGAAGTGCCTTTAGACCTCTCTAACTTTAACAAAATTGATGAGAATACCTACGAAGCCCAAAATGTGGAAATGGTCATAAAAGACGGAGGCGTAATATCAACTGAAGAAGCTACGTTCACCGCCACTAACTTTGCGTTTATTCGCCTAGCAAAAGTGGGAGGAGAGGTTCCAGATTACATGAAGAGAAGCCTGCTGATAGCCAGCCTTACAGTTATCTTGACACTTCTATTCGTAATTCCCTCAGCATACGCGTTTTCAAGGCTTAAGTTCTTTGGAAGGGAACATATACTTTACTTTTACTTGATGTTCACCCAAGTTGCAGGAGGATTGGGAATAGCAGGATTGGTTGCCTTGTACGGTATGCTGGTAAAGCTTCACTTAACAAATAACATCTTTGTTTTACCCGTAATCTATGCAGCTGGGAACGTCCCCTTCAACACGTGGCTCCTAAAGTCTTACTTGGACTCAATTCCTCCAGATTTTGACGAAGCAGCACTGGTTGATGGTGCAGGATACCTGCAGATTATAAGGCACGTACTTATTCCAATGGCCCTTCCGGGATTAGCTACTGTGACAATATTCGCATTCATTGGAGGATGGACAGAGCTCATACTTGCTAACTTGCTCCTTAACCAGGAAAATTATCCTCTAACCGTATGGCTATACACAATGCTTGCGAATTTGAGGTCTATTTCATGGAATCAATTTGCTGCGGCTGCGTTGATATTCGCATTGCCCGTGTTTATAATGTTCCTACTAGCCCAAAACTACGTAAGAAGCGGGCTTACCCTTGGAGGATTAAAGGAATGA
- a CDS encoding ABC transporter ATP-binding protein, whose amino-acid sequence MAGVRLVGVWKQFGEFVAVRDMNLEVKDGEFMVLLGPSGCGKTTTLRMIAGLEEPTKGQIYIGDKLVADPEKGVFVPPKDRDIAMVFQSYALYPHMTVYDNIAFPLKLRKVPKQEIDKRVREVAELLGLSELLNRKPRELSGGQRPRVALGRAIVRKPQVFLMDEPLSNLDAKLRVRMRAELKKLQRQLGVTTIYVTHDQVEAMTMGDRIAVMNAGVLQQVGTPEEVYDKPANMFVAGFIGSPPMNFIDATITEDGFVDFGEFRLKLLPDQFEVLEEKGYVGKEVVFGIRPEDLYDAMFAQVKIPGENMVRAMVDIIENLGNEKIVHLRVGKVTFLGAFRSESKVVEGQEVDVVFDMRKIHIFDKNTKKAVF is encoded by the coding sequence ATGGCTGGTGTTAGGCTTGTGGGTGTCTGGAAGCAGTTTGGTGAGTTTGTTGCAGTTAGAGACATGAATCTGGAAGTTAAGGATGGCGAGTTCATGGTTTTGCTCGGACCTTCGGGTTGTGGTAAAACTACAACCCTCAGAATGATAGCTGGTCTTGAAGAACCAACAAAAGGTCAAATCTATATCGGTGACAAACTCGTTGCAGACCCCGAGAAAGGAGTTTTTGTCCCACCAAAGGATAGGGATATTGCAATGGTTTTCCAGAGTTATGCTCTCTACCCGCATATGACTGTCTACGATAACATTGCCTTCCCGCTCAAGCTGAGGAAGGTTCCGAAGCAGGAGATTGACAAGAGGGTTAGGGAAGTCGCTGAGCTGCTTGGCTTGAGCGAACTATTGAACAGAAAACCAAGAGAACTCTCTGGCGGACAGAGGCCGCGCGTTGCTCTTGGCAGGGCAATCGTGAGAAAGCCACAAGTCTTTCTGATGGATGAGCCGTTGAGCAATCTTGATGCAAAGCTTCGTGTTAGGATGCGTGCTGAGTTGAAGAAGCTTCAGAGACAGCTTGGAGTCACGACGATTTATGTGACGCACGACCAAGTTGAGGCCATGACGATGGGTGACAGGATTGCTGTGATGAATGCTGGTGTGCTTCAGCAAGTTGGAACTCCAGAAGAGGTCTACGACAAGCCTGCGAACATGTTTGTCGCTGGGTTCATAGGTTCGCCGCCGATGAACTTCATTGATGCTACTATAACCGAGGACGGCTTCGTAGATTTTGGAGAATTCAGGCTTAAGCTTCTGCCAGACCAATTTGAAGTGCTGGAAGAGAAGGGCTATGTTGGGAAAGAGGTGGTGTTTGGTATCAGGCCAGAAGACCTCTATGATGCGATGTTCGCTCAGGTAAAGATTCCCGGGGAGAATATGGTCAGGGCAATGGTTGACATAATAGAGAACTTGGGAAACGAGAAGATAGTCCACCTCCGCGTTGGGAAAGTGACGTTTTTGGGTGCATTCAGGTCAGAGTCCAAGGTCGTGGAGGGTCAGGAAGTAGATGTTGTCTTTGATATGAGGAAGATTCACATCTTTGACAAAAACACCAAAAAGGCAGTATTTTGA
- a CDS encoding extracellular solute-binding protein — protein MKKALFALLLVGVLAIGVVASGCIGGETTTTSTQTQTTTTSSSTQTTQTTQTTTSSPTQTTTTTTEEKKVTIVIWHAIGPNELKAFEDLIAEFEIEHPNIDIQLEQKADLETSLKAAIPAGQGPDLFIWAHDWIGKFAEAGLLEPIDEYITSEVLSKFSPMAQEAIEYDGHYYAMPYGAETVALIYNKDMVPNPPKTFDEMKAIMEKYYNEAEGTYGLATPIDPYFISGWVHAFGGYYFDDKTKTPGLDKPETLQGFKFFFEQIFPYVAKTQDYNAQVSIFHDGKAPMMVNGPWSIPDVKKAGINFGVVPLPPIDDQHRPHPYGGVKLIYVAKLNDPSKKDAIWTFLEWFTTNPDVIKTLSLQNGYIPVLTEVLNDPEIQSDPVLYGFGQAVQYAIPMPKSPEMGAVWGPVSTAITDIISGKKTIEQALQDAQKEILDALSGS, from the coding sequence ATGAAGAAGGCACTATTTGCTTTATTGTTGGTTGGAGTGCTGGCAATTGGAGTGGTTGCAAGCGGATGTATTGGTGGTGAAACAACTACTACCTCTACTCAAACGCAAACGACTACTACTTCAAGCTCTACACAAACAACACAAACTACCCAAACAACTACAAGCTCTCCAACTCAAACAACGACTACAACAACCGAAGAGAAAAAAGTAACAATTGTCATATGGCATGCAATTGGTCCGAATGAGCTTAAGGCGTTTGAAGACTTAATTGCCGAGTTCGAAATTGAGCATCCAAACATTGATATTCAGCTTGAGCAGAAAGCTGATTTGGAGACTTCTCTTAAAGCTGCAATTCCTGCTGGCCAAGGTCCAGACCTCTTTATATGGGCTCACGATTGGATTGGAAAGTTTGCTGAAGCTGGTCTTCTAGAACCAATTGATGAATACATAACCTCTGAAGTTCTAAGCAAGTTCAGCCCAATGGCCCAAGAGGCTATTGAGTATGACGGGCACTACTATGCGATGCCCTACGGAGCTGAGACTGTGGCTTTAATTTACAACAAGGACATGGTTCCAAACCCACCAAAGACCTTTGATGAGATGAAGGCAATCATGGAGAAGTACTACAATGAAGCTGAAGGAACTTATGGTCTTGCTACTCCAATTGATCCGTACTTCATTTCAGGATGGGTTCACGCATTTGGTGGCTACTACTTTGATGATAAGACCAAGACCCCAGGTCTTGACAAGCCTGAAACCTTGCAAGGCTTCAAGTTCTTCTTTGAGCAGATATTCCCCTATGTAGCTAAGACTCAAGACTACAACGCTCAAGTCAGCATCTTCCACGATGGAAAGGCCCCAATGATGGTCAATGGTCCATGGAGCATTCCTGACGTTAAGAAAGCAGGAATTAACTTTGGTGTTGTTCCACTACCACCTATCGATGACCAGCACAGACCTCACCCATACGGTGGAGTCAAACTTATCTACGTTGCAAAGCTCAACGATCCAAGCAAGAAAGATGCAATATGGACATTCCTTGAGTGGTTCACAACAAACCCAGACGTCATAAAGACCCTTTCACTCCAGAACGGATATATCCCAGTTCTTACTGAAGTCCTCAATGATCCAGAAATCCAAAGCGACCCAGTGCTCTACGGCTTTGGTCAAGCAGTCCAGTATGCAATTCCAATGCCCAAGAGCCCAGAAATGGGTGCCGTTTGGGGCCCAGTGTCAACTGCAATTACAGACATAATATCCGGAAAGAAGACCATTGAACAAGCTCTCCAAGATGCGCAAAAAGAAATACTTGATGCTCTAAGTGGTAGCTGA